Below is a genomic region from Campylobacter concisus ATCC 51562.
CCTTGATAACGCCTACAAGGCTCAAAGCAATATCTTTAAAAGCGTAATAGACGCAAGTGCTAAGAACTAGGAGAGACGATGTCATACTTAAATGATTTTGATATTAGCGGATACGGACTAAGCGCGCAACGCTTCAGGATGAACGTCATCAGCTCAAACATAGCAAACGCTCAAACCACAAGAACTACTGAAGGTGGTCCATATAGAAGGCAAGAGGTCATCTTTAAAGAGATGAACTTTGATAAAATTTTAAACGATCAGCTTAAAAACTCACAAAGTCTACTCGAGTATGAAAATCCACTCGACGACCCAAGCTCGCCTAAGAACGCTCACCCTGCCCTAACTAGCGTGATCGTGGATAAAGTGGTGCGTGACGATAAGGACTTTCAGCTAAAATATGACCCGAGCCATCCAGACGCAAATGCAAATGGCTACGTCGCATTTCCAAATATAAATCCGGTTATTGAGATGTCTGACCTACTTGAAGCAACAAGAGCATATCAAGCAAACGTGGCAGCCTTTCAAAACGCAAAAACAATAGCACAAAGTGCGATATCACTTATTTCAGGACAAGCATAATGATAAATAGTATAAATTTAGACAAAATAAATAAAAATGAAAATTCAAATAAAATAGCGAAAGCAGGCGAAGAAGGCGGCTTTGAAAATGCTCTAAACGACTCTTTAAAAGAGCTAAATAAAGTCCAAATCAATGCAGATAAAGCCATAGCTGACCTTGCAACTGGCGAGGTAAAAGATCTTCACCAAGCTGCTATTGCGATAGGCAAAGCAGAGACCAGCATGAAGCTTATGCTAGAAATTCGCAACAAAGCACTAAGTGCTTATAAAGAAATTTCTAGAACACAAATTTAAGTCATTAATGAATTCCAGAAAATCAAAAATAACCATACTTTTTTTATTAATTACTTTTGGAATTTCAATATTTGTACTTGTCATATTTTATAGAGCAAGTATCGAGCGAAAGCTTCCTAGGCTTCAAACAAGCGATATAAATACGGCAATTCGTGGCAATATAATCACAAAAGATGGCTTTAGCATCTCTTCAAGCCAAAAACTCTACAAAGTGATGCTTGATACTAGGAACATCGATCCTAATAAAAAAGAGATGTTTATCAAACTATATTCGCTTTACAGCGGCGACGATCCAAATAAAGTAAGAAAGATTATAAATGGCACAAAAGGTATCGTTACGCTCTCATATAGTATTGATGCAAAGGGCGCTACCTACCTTCAAGAGCTCTCAAGAAAGCTAAATCGCAAGAGTATTTTGGTTTCATACCTTGATCCAAAAACAGGCCTTGCTTCATTTCAGGGCATGAGAGTAATGGAGAGTGGCCAAAATCGTAAATTTATGTCAAAAGATGCCCTCACACCAGCTATTGGCTACGTGAGCAAAACTGAAAGTGACACGCTTACAAAAAGCAAAGGTGTAAAAGGTCTTGAGAGATATTATGAAGATTATTTAGCTCCTATACAAAATGCAAAAATTTTAGGGCCTCGCGATATTGGAAATAATATTATTTTAACAAGTGACTCAAATTTAGCAACAAGAGTAGATGGCTACAATGCGGTGCTTTCTATACCATTAAAATTTCAAACTAAACTAGAGCAAATTTTAGATGAAAAGCGTGAATTTTTAGATGCAAAAGAGTTAGTTATATGCATAATGAATAGCAAAAATGGAGAAATTTTAGCCCTAGCTTCTAGCTCAAGATATGATCCTTCAAACATAAGAAAGCAAGATTATAGCGCTCTAAATTCGACCGTTAGCGAATATGCTTATGAAGTCGGCTCAGTTTTTAAACCATTTATATTTTCCATCTTACTTCAAGAGAAGAAAGTAAACCCGTTCGAGCTTGTAAATACCTATAATGGCCGATATCAACTTGGCAAAAGGATAATCAAAGATACCCATCCAGAGCCTTTTATGAGTGCTGAAGATATAATCGTGCACAGTTCAAACATTGGCATGATTCAGCTTGTTGAGCGACTAAATGGGCCACAAATTTATCAAGGACTTTTAAATTTTGGCTTTTCAAGAAAAACAGGCATAGATCTACCTTACGAGCAAGTAGGTATGATGCCAACAGTTACAAAGCTAAACTCATCAACATACAAGGCAACTGTGAGCTACGGATACGGCTTGCAAGCTACATTTATGCAGCTTTTAAAAGCCTATAATACATTTAACAATAAAGGCATTGAAGTTACTCCTCACATGGTTGCCTACTTAGAGAGAAATGGAAAAAGATACGATTTGCCAAAGTCCGAGCCAGCTCAAGTTATATCACAAGAAACCGCAAAGATAATGAAGAGAATTTTAATAAAAACGGTTGAAAAAGGTACTGGACTAAAAGCCTTTACGCCAGGGCTTGAGATAGGTGGCAAGACTGGAACTGCACACATTGCCTCAGGTAGTGGTGGATACAGCAATACCTACAATGGCTCATTTTTTGGCTTTGTAAATGACACAAGAGGTAATAGCTACACAATAGGCGTTTTAGCAAGGGATCCTAAAAGACCTTACTACTACTTCGGCGCTCAAAGTGCCTTGCCTATGTTTAAAAAGGCAGTTGATTTGATGGTTGAGGATGGATATTTATTTCCTGATGCAAATGTAATAGCTGAGTTTGAAGCCAAAAAAGATAAGCTTAAAAACGATAAGACAAAACAAAAGCCTGCTTTGGACTAAAATTTTAAAAACAAAAAAAGACCTAAAAACTAAGCAAAAACTAAATGTAAAAATTTATCTTGCTTTTTGGCGTTTTCTCTAATTGCAAAAACCTTTAATGCTCTTAAAATACTTTTAGTTTCTAATAGCAATTAAATTATAAATAGAAAATCTAAACTGATCGAAAAGATTTAAGTCTTTAATATTTTTAGAGGTTATCTCTTTGTCATCTTTGTAGTTTTTTCCGCCTAAAAAGATTAGATAAATAAGTGGTGTAACATAATTAAATCTTAAGAATAGCGCTACGATACAATGAA
It encodes:
- the flgC gene encoding flagellar basal body rod protein FlgC encodes the protein MSYLNDFDISGYGLSAQRFRMNVISSNIANAQTTRTTEGGPYRRQEVIFKEMNFDKILNDQLKNSQSLLEYENPLDDPSSPKNAHPALTSVIVDKVVRDDKDFQLKYDPSHPDANANGYVAFPNINPVIEMSDLLEATRAYQANVAAFQNAKTIAQSAISLISGQA
- the fliE gene encoding flagellar hook-basal body complex protein FliE, which encodes MINSINLDKINKNENSNKIAKAGEEGGFENALNDSLKELNKVQINADKAIADLATGEVKDLHQAAIAIGKAETSMKLMLEIRNKALSAYKEISRTQI
- a CDS encoding peptidoglycan D,D-transpeptidase FtsI family protein: MNSRKSKITILFLLITFGISIFVLVIFYRASIERKLPRLQTSDINTAIRGNIITKDGFSISSSQKLYKVMLDTRNIDPNKKEMFIKLYSLYSGDDPNKVRKIINGTKGIVTLSYSIDAKGATYLQELSRKLNRKSILVSYLDPKTGLASFQGMRVMESGQNRKFMSKDALTPAIGYVSKTESDTLTKSKGVKGLERYYEDYLAPIQNAKILGPRDIGNNIILTSDSNLATRVDGYNAVLSIPLKFQTKLEQILDEKREFLDAKELVICIMNSKNGEILALASSSRYDPSNIRKQDYSALNSTVSEYAYEVGSVFKPFIFSILLQEKKVNPFELVNTYNGRYQLGKRIIKDTHPEPFMSAEDIIVHSSNIGMIQLVERLNGPQIYQGLLNFGFSRKTGIDLPYEQVGMMPTVTKLNSSTYKATVSYGYGLQATFMQLLKAYNTFNNKGIEVTPHMVAYLERNGKRYDLPKSEPAQVISQETAKIMKRILIKTVEKGTGLKAFTPGLEIGGKTGTAHIASGSGGYSNTYNGSFFGFVNDTRGNSYTIGVLARDPKRPYYYFGAQSALPMFKKAVDLMVEDGYLFPDANVIAEFEAKKDKLKNDKTKQKPALD